ACCATCAGGGCGTGATGGCGATCCCGAAAGCGTCGTCGATTGAGCATTTGAAAGAGAATGCGAGCGCGTTAGAGATAACGTTTTCTGCCGAAGAACTCGCCCGACTGGATGCGGCGTTTCCGGCTCCGGGGCGCAAAACAGCGCTGGATGTGGTGTAGCGGATTTCACCCCCTCCGCCGGGAGAGGGTGAACTAAAGCCTTAGCGCTTAACGATTTTAATGGTCTGCCCCAGGCGAGACGGTTTGTCCGCGCTGGTTTTTTGCGGTGCGGTTACGCACGCGGTTTCGACGCAGACAAAGGTTTTGTATCCGTCGTCCGGCACGTCCGCCATGCTCACAGAAAGCGCCGGACCTGGGTTCCAGCCCACCACATTGCTGTGATGATGGTGAACCACTTCAATACCGCGGTTGAGCGCTGCATCGTGGATCACGCTGCATGCTTCTGGGTTCAGATAAACGCGGTCGGTGCGATCCGGGAAGGTCTGCACGCCGTCGCTCAGTTTGCCTTCTTTCGCGTTATCCACTTTGTCGATAAAGACATCGCCAAAGCCGCTTACTTTCACATCCGCAATATCACCGACGTTGAAATAGGTGTGCAGGGCGGAAGTGGTTTCAAACTCGCCGTGCGCTTCCAGCTCAATTTCACAGGTTTT
Above is a window of Lelliottia jeotgali DNA encoding:
- a CDS encoding Aldose 1-epimerase family protein YeaD; protein product: MIHKIFALPVVEQLTPVLSRRQIDGADIIVVDHPRVKASVALNGAHLLSWKPEGEEEGLWLSAATSFKKGAAIRGGVPICWPWFGPAAEAGLPAHGFARNQQWTLKAHNEDDNGAVLTFELQSNDETRALWPHDFTLYARFKLGKTCEIELEAHGEFETTSALHTYFNVGDIADVKVSGFGDVFIDKVDNAKEGKLSDGVQTFPDRTDRVYLNPEACSVIHDAALNRGIEVVHHHHSNVVGWNPGPALSVSMADVPDDGYKTFVCVETACVTAPQKTSADKPSRLGQTIKIVKR